A window from Deinococcus radiophilus encodes these proteins:
- a CDS encoding AbrB/MazE/SpoVT family DNA-binding domain-containing protein, which produces MRKTLSRIGNSEALVITKEMKELTGIGSEVQIEIQGNAIIITPAQDVSRPETLARQQRFAQARDQVLSEYDDLFRQLADA; this is translated from the coding sequence ATGCGAAAGACCCTTTCCCGAATTGGCAACAGCGAGGCCCTGGTCATCACCAAAGAGATGAAGGAGCTGACAGGCATCGGCAGCGAAGTGCAGATCGAGATTCAGGGGAATGCCATTATCATCACGCCGGCCCAGGACGTATCACGTCCTGAGACCCTAGCTCGTCAGCAGCGTTTTGCTCAGGCGCGTGACCAGGTGCTGAGTGAGTACGATGACCTTTTCCGCCAATTGGCCGATGCTTGA
- a CDS encoding recombinase family protein produces MLIGYARVSKGDQDSALQLKALEAAGVTRVFKEQASGGRWDRPELHRALEHLREGDVLVVWKLDRLSRSLKDLLTILEQIEGRGAGFRSLTENIDTTTPAGRMMMQMVGSFAEFERAMIRERTKAGLEQARAAGRIGGRRPKLTPAQQEEIREAVRSGRRSAADCARLFGVSQATVSRILAAKKIL; encoded by the coding sequence ATGCTCATTGGCTACGCTCGCGTCTCCAAAGGGGACCAGGACTCCGCACTTCAGCTCAAAGCCCTAGAAGCCGCCGGAGTTACCCGCGTCTTCAAAGAACAGGCCAGCGGTGGCCGCTGGGACAGACCCGAACTCCATAGGGCCTTGGAACATCTCCGCGAAGGCGATGTCCTGGTGGTCTGGAAACTGGACCGACTGAGCCGGAGCCTGAAAGACCTGCTGACCATCCTGGAGCAAATCGAGGGGCGTGGTGCAGGCTTTCGTAGTCTGACCGAGAACATCGATACGACCACACCAGCCGGACGGATGATGATGCAGATGGTCGGCAGCTTCGCAGAGTTCGAGCGGGCGATGATTCGTGAACGCACCAAGGCTGGCCTGGAACAGGCCAGGGCCGCAGGTCGCATCGGGGGCCGCCGTCCCAAGCTGACCCCAGCCCAGCAGGAAGAAATCCGTGAAGCGGTTCGGTCAGGGAGAAGGTCTGCGGCTGACTGCGCCAGGCTCTTTGGCGTCAGTCAAGCCACGGTGTCACGCATTCTGGCGGCTAAAAAAATTTTATAA